A single region of the Paramicrobacterium fandaimingii genome encodes:
- a CDS encoding carbohydrate ABC transporter permease, giving the protein MSIDTLARTSRAKRKISARRWLVPYVFLSPAGLLFVVFLAIPIIYAIYLSFRGMHVSGGGPFGVREETWVGFENYIRTFTDAEFFAGFGRLAIYGVIAVPVTLGLALLFALLLDLPRVRAARFSRIAIFVPYAVPGVIASLLWGFLYLPSTSPLNWILNQLGFADLEVLTGGALFPAVANIAIWSGVGFNMIIIYTSLRGIPNELHEAARIDGASEWQIAWRIKIPLVAPALVLTGLFSLIGTLQLYGEPTTLRPMTNEISQTWVPLMKITRDAFARDDLSLAAASSVVLAIGTLVVSVVLLRMTQKKAFGDGS; this is encoded by the coding sequence ATGAGCATCGACACTCTCGCACGGACATCCCGTGCCAAACGTAAAATCTCGGCCCGCCGCTGGTTGGTGCCGTATGTGTTCCTGTCACCGGCAGGTCTGCTCTTCGTGGTCTTTCTGGCCATTCCCATCATCTATGCGATCTATCTGAGCTTCCGCGGGATGCATGTCAGCGGGGGAGGCCCGTTCGGCGTGCGTGAGGAGACGTGGGTCGGATTCGAAAACTACATCAGAACGTTCACCGACGCCGAGTTTTTCGCCGGATTCGGGCGGCTGGCGATCTACGGTGTCATCGCCGTACCGGTGACGCTCGGCCTCGCGCTTCTTTTCGCGCTGCTTCTCGATCTTCCACGGGTTCGCGCAGCGCGATTCTCCCGAATCGCAATCTTCGTTCCCTACGCGGTTCCCGGGGTCATTGCTTCATTGCTGTGGGGGTTCCTCTATCTTCCCTCGACGAGCCCGTTGAACTGGATCCTGAATCAATTGGGCTTTGCCGATCTTGAGGTTCTGACGGGGGGAGCGCTGTTCCCGGCTGTTGCCAACATCGCCATCTGGAGTGGTGTCGGGTTTAACATGATCATCATCTACACGTCGCTCCGCGGCATCCCGAACGAGCTCCACGAGGCAGCGCGGATCGACGGTGCGAGTGAGTGGCAGATCGCCTGGCGCATAAAGATCCCCCTCGTGGCGCCAGCGCTCGTGCTCACGGGACTGTTCTCACTCATCGGCACACTCCAGCTTTATGGTGAGCCGACGACCCTTCGGCCCATGACAAACGAGATCTCGCAGACGTGGGTTCCGTTGATGAAGATCACCCGTGATGCATTTGCTCGCGATGACCTCTCCCTTGCCGCCGCGTCTTCGGTTGTGCTCGCAATCGGAACTCTTGTTGTTTCGGTCGTGCTCCTCCGCATGACTCAGAAAAAAGCGTTCGGAGACGGTTCATGA